One stretch of Stigmatella aurantiaca DNA includes these proteins:
- a CDS encoding c-type cytochrome: MRRWGRHGDVAVCAAALLLSLGSGLWVMRAWAAQPRREAEQGGLRLRLEQATWLHEPMDHGDAVRLPVGQGAPGLGQRQLAVVLTLWNGAKAPVAFSPWEFVLVSEKGQVWFPIEAGETHPSLRPGQRLSLSWGFNVPVSARNLRLEWGPAGKARARLLSTQPPPSLTEEPESPPRWPQRAKDLPRGSPVAGAALFHERFACVTCHGSPELPEEVRAAPPLHGFARSGAARIKGMGAAQYAYESLLFPGAFIAPGCGGNAPCQEPSLMPVYGDALSSQEMADLISYLVALGSKP; this comes from the coding sequence ATGCGGCGCTGGGGCCGTCACGGGGACGTGGCGGTGTGCGCGGCGGCCTTGCTGCTCAGCCTGGGGAGTGGGCTCTGGGTGATGCGCGCGTGGGCGGCCCAGCCCCGAAGGGAAGCGGAGCAAGGCGGGCTGCGGCTCCGGCTGGAGCAGGCCACCTGGCTCCACGAGCCCATGGACCATGGCGATGCGGTCCGGCTGCCCGTGGGGCAGGGAGCGCCAGGGCTTGGACAGCGGCAGCTCGCCGTGGTGCTGACGCTCTGGAATGGAGCGAAGGCCCCGGTGGCCTTCTCGCCTTGGGAATTCGTCCTGGTCTCGGAGAAGGGCCAGGTGTGGTTTCCAATCGAAGCGGGGGAGACACACCCTTCCCTCCGGCCGGGACAGCGCCTGTCACTCTCCTGGGGGTTCAACGTGCCGGTGTCCGCGAGGAACCTGCGGCTGGAGTGGGGCCCCGCGGGCAAGGCACGGGCGCGGCTGCTGTCCACCCAACCGCCGCCCAGCCTCACCGAGGAGCCCGAAAGCCCGCCGCGGTGGCCTCAGCGGGCCAAGGACTTGCCCCGGGGCTCTCCTGTGGCGGGCGCTGCGCTCTTTCATGAGCGGTTCGCATGCGTCACGTGCCATGGGAGCCCGGAGCTTCCCGAAGAGGTGCGTGCGGCCCCCCCCCTGCACGGCTTCGCCCGGTCCGGGGCCGCGCGAATCAAGGGGATGGGCGCCGCCCAGTACGCCTACGAGTCCCTCCTCTTTCCAGGCGCCTTCATCGCCCCCGGGTGTGGGGGGAATGCGCCCTGCCAGGAGCCGAGCCTCATGCCCGTCTACGGGGATGCGCTGTCCTCGCAGGAGATGGCGGACCTCATCAGCTACCTCGTGGCATTGGGGAGCAAGCCATGA
- a CDS encoding serine/threonine-protein kinase: MTSSPSAEIRIGTIIRDTYELTSLLGRGGMGAVFAARHLRLPGKQVAVKVLTYDEELTHEQLTRFRREAEIASQLGHPNIIEVFDFHTLENGTPYLVMELLRGDSLSKRIKKGPMPIPEVFAIARQMGSALQAAHRAGVVHRDLKPANVFLVPLESEGMVGERVKLLDFGISKILASQTLQTQNDVLMGTPRYMAPEQAMGRNKDVDGRTDLFAFAAILYEMLSGQVPFAGSSIAEIIYRVVNEPPEPLAPLCPQLPPQAAAAVERALAKSPQDRQPDVATFIAEFTGTPLQVFPRQGAEVSLAQPRGALSQADASIADPERDTGATFVRDNAGAASQAPASPAQSYHTQGAFPPPSLVAAPPPANATVPGRGSALGSPPPPAPAAKRPGWVLPAVLGGVVLLGGGLLAATRLLPASAPSTPPANPPVVATEPKPTLPPNGAAPPPTAVVEAPSPTPEPQPEPPPSTPDAGTETASTDDPPPPRSPGRTGKAEVLPQAVKADLSAAEKALASGDTVEATRLARKSLRTQPTGAAYALLTRAYCRQRDLSNAKAQWRNVPDAYRGKVRTYCKPYDITF, encoded by the coding sequence ATGACTTCTTCGCCCTCCGCAGAAATCCGCATTGGCACCATCATCCGGGACACGTACGAGCTCACCTCCCTGCTCGGCAGGGGAGGCATGGGCGCGGTCTTCGCGGCCCGGCACCTCCGGCTCCCCGGCAAGCAGGTCGCCGTCAAGGTGCTCACCTACGACGAAGAGCTCACCCACGAGCAGCTCACGCGCTTCCGCCGGGAGGCGGAGATCGCCTCGCAGCTCGGCCACCCCAACATCATCGAGGTGTTCGACTTCCACACCCTGGAGAACGGCACCCCCTATCTGGTGATGGAGCTGCTGCGCGGCGACAGCCTGTCGAAGCGGATCAAAAAGGGGCCCATGCCCATCCCCGAGGTGTTCGCCATCGCCCGGCAGATGGGCTCGGCGCTGCAGGCCGCCCACCGCGCGGGGGTGGTGCACCGGGACCTCAAGCCCGCCAACGTCTTCCTCGTCCCCCTGGAGTCCGAGGGCATGGTGGGCGAGCGGGTGAAGCTGCTCGACTTCGGCATCTCGAAGATTCTCGCCTCGCAGACGCTGCAGACCCAGAACGACGTGCTCATGGGCACGCCCCGCTACATGGCGCCCGAGCAGGCCATGGGCCGCAACAAGGACGTGGACGGCCGGACCGACCTCTTCGCCTTCGCGGCCATCCTCTATGAGATGTTGAGCGGCCAGGTGCCCTTCGCGGGCTCCTCCATCGCCGAAATCATCTACCGGGTCGTCAACGAGCCGCCCGAGCCGCTCGCCCCGCTCTGTCCGCAGCTGCCCCCGCAGGCCGCCGCCGCCGTGGAGCGGGCGCTGGCCAAGAGCCCCCAGGACCGCCAGCCGGACGTCGCCACCTTCATCGCCGAGTTCACCGGCACGCCCCTCCAGGTCTTCCCCCGGCAAGGGGCCGAGGTGTCTCTGGCCCAGCCCCGGGGCGCGCTCTCCCAGGCGGACGCGTCCATTGCCGATCCCGAGCGGGACACGGGGGCCACCTTCGTCCGGGACAACGCCGGGGCGGCCTCGCAGGCCCCTGCCTCACCCGCCCAGAGCTACCACACCCAGGGCGCCTTCCCGCCCCCGTCCCTGGTGGCGGCGCCGCCTCCCGCCAACGCCACGGTCCCCGGGCGGGGCAGCGCGCTGGGCTCCCCCCCGCCTCCTGCCCCGGCCGCGAAGCGCCCGGGCTGGGTGCTTCCCGCCGTGCTCGGGGGCGTGGTGCTCCTGGGCGGGGGCCTCCTCGCGGCCACCCGGCTCCTGCCCGCCTCGGCGCCGTCCACGCCCCCGGCCAACCCGCCGGTGGTGGCCACCGAGCCCAAGCCCACCTTGCCTCCCAATGGGGCGGCGCCGCCGCCCACCGCCGTGGTGGAAGCCCCGTCCCCCACCCCGGAGCCCCAGCCGGAGCCGCCGCCCTCGACGCCTGACGCAGGCACGGAGACGGCGTCCACCGACGACCCGCCGCCCCCGCGTTCGCCGGGACGCACCGGCAAGGCCGAGGTCCTGCCGCAAGCCGTCAAGGCGGATCTCTCCGCCGCCGAGAAGGCGCTGGCCTCGGGAGACACCGTGGAGGCCACCCGGCTGGCCCGGAAGAGCCTGCGGACCCAACCCACGGGCGCCGCGTACGCGCTGCTGACCCGGGCCTACTGCCGCCAGAGGGATCTCTCCAATGCCAAGGCGCAATGGAGAAACGTCCCCGACGCCTACCGGGGCAAGGTGCGCACGTACTGCAAGCCCTACGACATCACGTTCTAA
- a CDS encoding copper chaperone PCu(A)C produces MRGDSVRSLASLLLVVLPGGCGFREGTEPSHAKAAPVRVERARARVTPAQVGAVYFSLVNGTPQADRLLSAESPDATRVELHEVVAREDVLSMVAHPEGFPIPAEGRVELVPGGKHLMLYNVQASGSGINLLLRFEKAGPVRLNVPLLAADEDGR; encoded by the coding sequence ATGCGGGGGGACAGCGTCCGGAGTCTGGCGTCTCTGCTCCTGGTGGTGCTGCCCGGGGGCTGCGGATTCAGGGAGGGGACGGAACCTTCCCACGCGAAGGCGGCCCCGGTGCGGGTGGAGCGCGCGCGGGCCCGGGTGACGCCCGCCCAGGTGGGGGCCGTGTACTTCTCCCTGGTGAACGGGACGCCGCAGGCTGACCGGCTGCTGTCCGCCGAGTCCCCGGACGCCACGAGGGTGGAGCTCCACGAGGTGGTGGCCCGGGAGGACGTGCTGAGCATGGTGGCGCACCCGGAGGGCTTTCCGATCCCGGCGGAGGGACGGGTCGAGCTCGTGCCGGGGGGCAAACACCTCATGCTGTACAACGTCCAGGCCTCGGGCTCCGGCATCAACCTGCTGCTTCGCTTCGAGAAGGCGGGGCCGGTGCGGCTGAACGTCCCCCTCCTCGCGGCGGATGAGGATGGGCGGTAG
- a CDS encoding multicopper oxidase domain-containing protein, which yields MSPGGRTRWGLATGLTVGLLAWELLWVRLLTEGAPVAALTAGLAWDATLFLVLGLVASGAARPGPARAVPSQAARVALLFGVLLLPVAGARALLQERWAADGKPEASPGASFSALQGETPGDARFLCSIASSDAGRPPVPEGPAAVMLTGMRDALPLLAVVFPLALGVLGFQAWGRATGALGRRSRWAVPGLLLVLLAAWGGRMDGLKTVSKGPVSEEARLAAGCAPGAPVRTYELAAIAVDIPLNAHGDHIPKGRMYVLEQEIPAVRAQERRPARERVSPGLGADPIQPLVLRANLGECLVLSFTNRLQEPAALHLDGLGFTVLEEASGEGVVPRMAIPAGQGLTYVVPLPGNAEAEGAYLLHDAEDARREAYGLFGALVLEPQGAVFRNPGTGAPSSGTGWQAIIDVPGGGQDFREAVLLSHALGPPEEAEVRLAGGGLLPTLNEMAGTFRPGAFGFNYRSEPFFERERDPSKDPEAPGPRGSKGLATPMPRSYRGEPVKLRMLQAGSAEFHAYALQGARGRKRPEEPAELLQLLRPGRGLTVSQGPEQAGDFVFHCRMPNHSIGGMQGLWRVLEGPEADWVPLEERSGR from the coding sequence ATGAGCCCGGGAGGGAGAACGCGCTGGGGGCTCGCCACAGGGCTGACGGTGGGACTGCTGGCCTGGGAGCTTCTCTGGGTGAGGCTCCTAACGGAAGGCGCACCGGTGGCGGCGCTCACGGCCGGGCTGGCCTGGGACGCCACCCTCTTCCTGGTGCTGGGGCTCGTGGCCTCGGGGGCGGCCCGGCCCGGCCCGGCGCGAGCCGTCCCAAGCCAGGCGGCCCGGGTGGCCCTGCTCTTCGGCGTCCTGCTGCTGCCCGTGGCGGGAGCGCGAGCCCTCCTGCAAGAGCGGTGGGCGGCTGACGGGAAACCGGAAGCCTCACCCGGAGCGAGCTTCTCGGCGCTCCAGGGGGAGACGCCCGGCGACGCGCGCTTCCTCTGCTCCATCGCGAGTTCCGATGCAGGCCGGCCCCCGGTCCCCGAGGGCCCAGCGGCCGTGATGCTGACGGGCATGCGCGATGCGCTGCCGCTGCTGGCGGTGGTCTTCCCGCTGGCGCTGGGCGTTCTCGGGTTCCAGGCGTGGGGCCGCGCCACGGGAGCACTGGGGCGGAGGTCGCGGTGGGCGGTGCCGGGGTTGCTGCTGGTGCTGCTGGCCGCCTGGGGCGGACGCATGGACGGCCTGAAGACGGTGTCCAAGGGGCCCGTGTCCGAGGAGGCGAGGCTCGCGGCGGGGTGTGCCCCGGGGGCACCGGTGCGGACGTACGAGCTGGCGGCCATCGCCGTGGACATCCCGCTCAACGCGCACGGCGACCACATTCCGAAGGGACGGATGTACGTCCTGGAGCAGGAGATTCCCGCCGTGAGGGCACAGGAGCGGCGCCCTGCGCGCGAGCGGGTGTCGCCGGGCCTGGGAGCGGACCCCATCCAGCCCCTCGTGCTCCGGGCGAACCTGGGGGAGTGCCTGGTCCTCTCCTTCACCAACCGGCTTCAAGAACCCGCGGCCCTGCACCTCGATGGGTTGGGCTTCACCGTCTTGGAGGAAGCCTCCGGGGAAGGCGTCGTCCCGCGAATGGCCATCCCGGCCGGACAAGGCCTGACGTATGTCGTGCCCCTGCCGGGGAATGCGGAGGCGGAAGGGGCCTACCTCCTCCATGATGCGGAGGACGCGCGCCGGGAAGCGTATGGGCTCTTTGGAGCCCTGGTCCTGGAGCCCCAGGGCGCCGTGTTCCGGAATCCAGGGACGGGAGCGCCCTCTTCCGGAACGGGGTGGCAGGCCATCATTGATGTGCCGGGAGGGGGGCAGGACTTCCGAGAGGCCGTCCTGCTGTCCCACGCCCTGGGACCGCCGGAAGAGGCGGAGGTGAGGCTGGCGGGGGGCGGCCTGCTCCCCACTCTGAACGAGATGGCGGGGACCTTCCGGCCGGGCGCCTTCGGCTTCAACTACCGCAGCGAGCCCTTCTTCGAGCGGGAACGAGACCCATCGAAAGACCCGGAGGCGCCAGGCCCCCGCGGCTCGAAGGGCCTGGCGACCCCGATGCCCCGCTCCTACCGGGGAGAACCGGTGAAGCTGCGCATGCTCCAGGCAGGGAGCGCGGAGTTCCATGCCTATGCCCTCCAAGGCGCTCGCGGGAGGAAGAGGCCGGAAGAGCCCGCCGAGCTCTTGCAGCTCCTCCGCCCGGGACGAGGGCTCACCGTGAGCCAGGGGCCGGAGCAGGCGGGAGATTTCGTCTTCCACTGCCGCATGCCCAACCACTCCATTGGAGGGATGCAGGGCCTCTGGAGGGTCCTGGAGGGCCCCGAAGCGGACTGGGTGCCCCTGGAGGAAAGGTCCGGGAGGTAA
- a CDS encoding arginyl-transferase family protein translates to MANVHHHSTEPPGPCTYLPEQFSSLEQKLMTDVTPEELGEMLARGWRRFGPVYFRPACLACSECVTLRIPTADFHPNRSQRRARAACAGFRVELAPPRVDAERLALYHAWHGWREHAREWESSELSEREYFLQFAFPHPCARELAWYDDAAEGGPRLIAIGLCDETPGAWSAAYFFFHPDYAHCSLGTANVVKQVEIARARGLSHVYLGYRVQGCASLRYKGHFRPHELLKGSPGPDETPQWIPGQEPAAPSPEE, encoded by the coding sequence ATGGCGAATGTGCATCACCACAGCACGGAGCCTCCCGGGCCGTGTACCTACCTGCCTGAGCAATTCTCCTCGCTCGAGCAGAAGCTGATGACGGACGTGACGCCGGAGGAACTCGGCGAGATGCTGGCGCGGGGCTGGCGGCGGTTTGGCCCGGTCTACTTCCGGCCGGCGTGCCTGGCGTGCTCCGAGTGCGTCACCCTGCGCATTCCCACGGCGGACTTCCATCCCAACCGCAGCCAGCGCCGGGCCCGGGCCGCCTGTGCGGGCTTCCGGGTGGAGCTGGCCCCCCCGCGCGTCGACGCGGAGCGGCTGGCGCTCTACCACGCGTGGCACGGCTGGCGGGAGCACGCGCGGGAGTGGGAATCCTCGGAGCTGAGCGAGCGGGAGTACTTCCTCCAGTTCGCCTTTCCGCACCCGTGCGCGCGGGAGCTGGCCTGGTACGACGACGCGGCCGAAGGCGGCCCCCGGCTGATCGCCATTGGCCTGTGCGACGAGACGCCGGGGGCGTGGAGCGCGGCGTACTTCTTCTTCCACCCGGACTACGCCCACTGCTCGCTGGGAACAGCCAACGTGGTGAAGCAGGTGGAGATCGCCCGGGCGAGAGGCCTCTCCCACGTGTACCTGGGGTACCGCGTCCAGGGGTGCGCCTCGCTGCGCTACAAGGGCCACTTCCGTCCGCACGAGCTGCTCAAGGGCAGCCCTGGCCCGGACGAGACGCCGCAGTGGATCCCCGGGCAGGAGCCGGCGGCCCCATCCCCGGAGGAGTGA
- the def gene encoding peptide deformylase, which produces MARDIVIWPHKVLTSVTQPVKDFGPALEKLLEEMAESMAEAKGIGIAANQVGESLRVALVGREDGTFFEIVNPELLERTGKVTLEEGCLSVPDEWEKVPRFEKVKVRYQDKTGQWHETEAEGRLAHVFQHEIDHLDGHVFVEHLSSLKRTLIQERMKKLQKSLKRKKD; this is translated from the coding sequence ATGGCACGAGACATCGTTATCTGGCCCCACAAGGTACTCACTTCGGTGACGCAGCCCGTGAAGGACTTCGGCCCCGCGCTGGAAAAGCTCTTGGAGGAGATGGCCGAGTCCATGGCGGAAGCGAAGGGCATCGGCATCGCGGCCAACCAGGTGGGAGAATCGCTGCGGGTCGCGCTGGTGGGGCGGGAGGACGGGACCTTCTTCGAGATCGTCAATCCGGAGCTGCTCGAGCGGACGGGGAAGGTGACGCTGGAGGAGGGATGCCTCTCGGTGCCGGACGAGTGGGAGAAGGTGCCGCGCTTCGAAAAGGTGAAGGTGCGCTACCAGGACAAGACGGGGCAGTGGCACGAGACGGAAGCAGAAGGCCGCCTGGCCCACGTCTTCCAGCACGAGATCGACCACCTGGATGGCCACGTCTTCGTGGAGCACCTCTCGAGCTTGAAGCGGACCCTCATCCAGGAGCGGATGAAGAAACTGCAGAAGTCGCTCAAGCGGAAGAAGGATTGA
- a CDS encoding SCO family protein has translation MGAARLLPIMLGMLLAGCLRDKDFAVEPAQPAPPLEVTRASGTAFQLSALRGKVVIVSFGYTACPDVCPTTLSRLNNLQRRLGLLGQDLEVVFVTVDPERDTERRLDDYVNIFNRRFTALRLEGEALTALLSAYRVTATRRYPDAERYGNHALTGEVPYTVDHTGGYFVIGRDGMLRLRIPYDAPLERMQESVEGLLQESL, from the coding sequence ATGGGTGCTGCACGGCTGCTGCCAATCATGCTGGGGATGCTCCTGGCGGGGTGCTTGCGGGACAAGGACTTCGCGGTCGAGCCCGCGCAGCCCGCGCCCCCGCTGGAAGTCACCCGGGCTTCGGGAACCGCGTTCCAGCTGAGCGCGCTGCGCGGGAAGGTGGTGATTGTCTCGTTCGGGTACACGGCATGCCCGGATGTCTGCCCCACCACGCTGTCGCGGCTGAACAACCTCCAGCGGAGGCTGGGCCTGCTGGGGCAGGACCTGGAGGTGGTGTTCGTCACGGTGGATCCGGAGCGGGACACCGAGCGCAGGCTCGATGACTACGTGAACATCTTCAACCGGCGCTTCACGGCCTTGCGCCTGGAGGGCGAGGCCCTGACGGCCCTGCTCTCGGCGTACCGGGTGACGGCGACGCGGCGGTATCCGGACGCGGAGCGCTACGGCAACCACGCCCTCACCGGAGAGGTGCCGTACACGGTGGACCACACGGGGGGCTACTTCGTCATCGGCCGGGACGGGATGTTGCGCCTGCGCATTCCGTACGACGCGCCGTTGGAGCGCATGCAGGAGAGCGTCGAGGGACTTCTCCAGGAGAGCCTCTAG
- a CDS encoding ZIP family metal transporter: MALALLGSAVTILSTSLGAVPALAARGISRRAKDVLMGFSGGIMLAATAFSLVIPAIELSEQRYTSRFVPALLVGSSMLVGGLFLHLCNRFIPHEHFEKGPEGGKGGAQLRRIWLFVLAIALHNFPEGLAVGTGVGSQSMEIALPILVGIGLQDIPEGFVVALALMGVAYTRAQALRVAVYTGLVEGAAALIGFFATSLSVGVLPWALAFAGGSMLYVVSDEMIPESHRQEYAREATGGLMVGFVLMMFLDVSLS, translated from the coding sequence ATGGCCTTGGCGCTCCTGGGAAGCGCCGTCACCATCCTCTCGACGAGCCTGGGAGCGGTCCCGGCGCTGGCGGCCCGAGGCATCTCGCGCCGCGCGAAGGACGTGCTGATGGGCTTCAGCGGGGGAATCATGTTGGCGGCGACGGCCTTCTCGCTGGTGATACCGGCCATCGAGCTGAGCGAGCAGCGGTACACGTCGCGCTTCGTTCCCGCGTTGCTGGTAGGCAGCAGCATGCTGGTGGGAGGGCTCTTCCTGCACCTCTGCAACCGGTTCATTCCCCACGAGCACTTCGAGAAGGGACCCGAAGGGGGCAAGGGCGGGGCGCAGCTCCGGCGCATCTGGCTGTTCGTGCTGGCGATCGCGCTGCACAACTTCCCCGAGGGGCTCGCGGTGGGGACGGGGGTGGGCAGCCAGTCGATGGAGATCGCCCTGCCCATCCTGGTGGGGATTGGGCTGCAGGACATCCCGGAGGGGTTCGTGGTGGCGCTGGCGCTGATGGGGGTGGCGTACACGAGGGCGCAGGCGCTTCGGGTCGCGGTCTACACGGGGCTGGTGGAAGGGGCCGCGGCACTCATCGGCTTTTTCGCCACCTCGCTCTCGGTGGGCGTGCTGCCGTGGGCGCTGGCGTTCGCGGGGGGCTCGATGCTCTATGTGGTGAGCGACGAGATGATTCCCGAGAGTCACCGGCAGGAGTACGCGAGGGAGGCAACGGGCGGACTGATGGTCGGCTTCGTGCTGATGATGTTCCTCGACGTCTCCCTGAGCTGA